A region of the Oceanihabitans sp. IOP_32 genome:
CGCGTTGTTCAGGCTTGCTGGGTGTTATTATTTTTATGGTGTCCGTCCCGAGTTGCTTTAAAAGAAACTCGAAATACCCCGTTAATTTTTTAGATTTTTCGGTTAGTTTTTTCATACCAACTTCTTCAAACATATCCAGTGAAGCTTTAATGGCTGCCATTGATAAAATTGGGGGATTGCTAAGTTGCCAACCTTCTGCTCCGGGAAGCACATCAAATTCATCGCGCATTTTAAAACGGGTTTTTTTATTGTGGCTCCACCAGCCGGTAAACCGGTTTAAATCTGTATTATAGGCATGACGCTCGTGTACAAAACATCCGGCTAAGCTTCCAGGGCCCGAGTTTAAGTATTTGTAGGTACACCAAACGGCAAAATCGGCTCCAGAATCATGTAAATCTAAGTTCACATTACCAGCGCCGTGGGCACAATCGAACCCGACTAAACAGCCGTATTTATGACCTAAAGTGGTGATTTGTTTTAAATTAAAAAATTGTCCTGTGTAGTAATTAACACCACCAATCATGATAAGCGCAATGTCGTTACCATGTGTTTTAAGAATGTTTTCTAAATCTTCGTAACGTAAAAGATCTTCATTTTTGCGGGGTTTCCAGAGAATTAAGCCGTCTTTATGGTCAAATCCGTGATGACGTAGTTGCGACTCTACCGCGTATTTATCAGAAGGAAAGGCGTCACTTTCAATAAGTATTTTATAACGGGTTTTTGTCGGTCTGTAAAAGGATACCATCATAAAATGAAGGTTAGCGGTTAAGGTATTCATTACCACTACTTCAATGGGTTTTGCGCCAACCACTTTGGCCATACTTTGGGTTAGCAGCGTATGGTAGTCTAACCATGGGTT
Encoded here:
- the kynU gene encoding kynureninase, producing MYDYKLGPDFAKQLDLNDALSHYRNQFHIPKNKQGSDLIYMTGNSLGLQPKTTKKYVNQELEDWANLGVEGHFEAKNPWLDYHTLLTQSMAKVVGAKPIEVVVMNTLTANLHFMMVSFYRPTKTRYKILIESDAFPSDKYAVESQLRHHGFDHKDGLILWKPRKNEDLLRYEDLENILKTHGNDIALIMIGGVNYYTGQFFNLKQITTLGHKYGCLVGFDCAHGAGNVNLDLHDSGADFAVWCTYKYLNSGPGSLAGCFVHERHAYNTDLNRFTGWWSHNKKTRFKMRDEFDVLPGAEGWQLSNPPILSMAAIKASLDMFEEVGMKKLTEKSKKLTGYFEFLLKQLGTDTIKIITPSKPEQRGCQLSIQVKNGDKNLHHKLTEAGVVSDWRAPNVIRCAPVPLYNSFEDVYRLVEKLKKILSSK